Below is a window of Cryptococcus neoformans var. neoformans JEC21 chromosome 12 sequence DNA.
CCGAGCTTGTGACTTGATCGATCAACTTTATCTCGGTAAATCTTTGATGAAACATTGCAGTCCAAAACTATACAAGCACCTGGTGTCAGCAGGCTTAAGAAGAGGGCGAAGATCCTGAATCAATTCTTCAAAATCGAGGCCGACTCTATACAAGATGTGGACAAGGACAAGCTCTTTAAGGACGTCTCCTCAGATCTGAAAGTCAGTCAACCAACCCATAAGATAACTTCGGATTTTGGCCCTTCTGGATGGGCTACTACATATCTAGGACCTGGACCTAAAGGTAAGCGACATCCAGGTTGGTAGGTCATCGGTTCATTATACCAAATCAGATCAATTCAATCCCGAAAAGTCAAATGTCACATATGAACAACGGCATCCACGAGAACTTGATGCGCCTGAGCTGTGGCTTGCATGGGACTGGCCAGATTGACGAATATCAGACGCGGATATGGAGTGCGTAGGCCTGATTGCCATTGTCTATTTGTCTTAAACATTGTTAACCATCGTTGACAGGTACCTCAGAAGACCTGCTATCTACAGTGACAAACGCTGCGTCTACGAACTCTTACCTTCCGGTGTTGTCATTCACTGAGGCAGCACTGTTGGTCAAAATTAGCCTTATACGAGATTGTCTTCCGACAACATAACAAGGATTACGATGGAGAACTGTCCTTTGAGATGGATCATGGGCGAGTCCAGGCATCTGTCAAGTCACTCCCCCTTAACGATCGTATTGATTGGGCGcggtgaaagagaaggatgcgGCGAACAAGTGAGTAAACATGTCCCTATCGATAGATTACGCCGGCTACTAACCAACATTTTTCAGGAAGTATAAATCTGGTAATTTTCAAGGAGCACTTATTCAATACTTTGATGCGTGGATCAAGGTACTGCCATATCATATACATGCTCTCGTGCCTTCAGATCCTTTGAGAACAAAGCTCGGTCTTCTGTAAGTCGAGATGATAGAAACTAGGTGACATATGTTATGGACATTTTGCTGATATCCCCTTATAATAGCGAGACAGCTATCTGGTCGAACATTTCTGCCGCCTTTCTGGCTCTGGCGAGGCTGGATGGAGGTGTTGTGCACTTGGGGCGTTTAGGGTTCATTACGCGCATGGCTGGCTTTTGTAGATAAAGAGTATGCCACCGTTGGCGTCGTCAAGAATGCTTGTACGTCCAAGTCATATCATCTGTATGAAGTCCGATTCCTTATTATTCACGCAATTAGGTAAACGAGCATTGGCTTCTATTCCTCCATGGGACCCCATACggcaagatgaagatgccaTTGAGAGCATGAAGATGATCTGGCAAACTCATATGGCAATTTTATCTGTCCAAAGTAACGACAAGCGAATGTTCAGGGAGATTAGCCGGGGCTTGAGGGGGATGGATACGCCTCAGCTGTTTATTGAGGAAATAGGTCCACCAGCGTGGTATGAAGAACACGAAGCGATGAAGCGAGAACAAAGGGGCTGGTTTAGATAGTAGAATTCCGGGTTCATGAATCGACAAAATCTATTCATACGGTGTGATACCATCTTAATTGCAATCGAAAGAATTTGCCATACTTGCATATAACCCTCTCTTACATACATACATACATACATACAGTACCACCTGCCTGCCATCCATCATTCACCAAGAACCGCTTCTCCTCGAGGGGGCATATTTATGCCGTTACGTAAGAGAGACTTACTGACAGCCCCCCCACACGAAACATTTTCATGATATGACAGAAGATCGAGCTCTCTTCGGGGTTGGTACTCTTTTTAAATTTACATCTTGTACACTTTCGGTACATCAGTAGCGCACTCAGGCCTTTCCAAGATGTCATCTACCAATCAAAAACCTCTATCAGCATTCGTCTCCTTCCCATCGCCATACACTCAGTCACTCTTGGTTCAAGCGCTGGTCTCCACTCTTCCTGCTTTGTCGCTTTCTCTGGTGCAGTTCCCCGAAGATCAGCCTCCAGCTTTACAATGGCATGTGTATTGTCCCTTTTAATGTCGGTTATCTGACGGGTTTTGGTCCATAGGGCCGATTATGACCTCATGTCATTCGACATCCCTCACAAAAGCCCTTCCAAGTATCTCATCTCCTCATACATATATCGCAAAGCCCTTACCCGAAAACATCAACTTCACAACACCATCATCGCATACCTCGCAAAATGCTCTCACCGAAAGattccttccatcctctccccttTACCGGAAGGGCCTGTTGGAAATGGGGATGGGACAGATGTGCTAGGTGGAGGTGCGCCGAAAGGATGGATAGTGGATTTGCAATTCGCGGATGAGCTGGATGAGGCGTTAATGGATGATTTGTATGAACTTGAAGCGGGGATGAGGGAGAAtgaggggaaagaagagggagagaggagatggtggattTTGAAGCCTGGATTTGCCGACAGAGCGCAGGGAATTAGGATGTTTTCCACTGAAGAGGAACTGTGAGTGGGAAGGTACGGATGGTTGGATATAGTTTCTGATGATATTTGGACGCAGACGAGCAATCTTTGAAGAGTTCGAGCCGTCATCTTcggacgaggaggatgacgatgaagacaaagaagaagaagatgatgagcaagaaAGCGAAGAGGCCCGGCAGATGGCCAAAGGCGGGGTGGACGGAATGATAGACATGTTAGCGAAAAAGGCTGTCGAGCTTGGCTTCagcggagaagatgatcaagACTCGAatgaaaaagaggatgaggatggagagggaggtACGGGTGTCATGACTTCCCAGCTGCGACACTTTGTCATCCAAGTGCGCCGCATTCTTTGGATATTTTATGTGAATTTGAGCTGATGTTTGATATTTGACATAGGAATACATCCCTAAGCCCATCCTTTTTGACATTTTCAATATACCTGAAGAaccatcgtcatcgttAGAAGGTTACAAAGTAAGCATCTGAACTAATCGGTTACGCATTCCTCTTGATCCCTGATAAACTTTAGTTCCATCTCCGAGCGTACGTCCTCATCACCGGCGCGTATACTGTCCACCTTGCTCGGACCATGCTAGCCCTTTTCTCCGGATCACCTTATACCCCGCCCAAACCAACGGAAGATGGCCAGTTGGACCTCAGACCGCATTTGACCAACACATGTCTCCAGGTGAGCTCCTTAAATTACCAATTGTAGCCTATTCTTATCATATCACTTAGACGGATGCGTACGGCGCTCCTACTCCTCCTGAGGAGCTCGTCAAGCTTTTCTGGGAACTGGAGGGTATTTCTGCCTTGAACtgttcatcctcaccatcatccgATGGCAAGTATTCTTATATACCACGAGGAGAGGTCACGAAGGAATGGTTGGACAAAACATTTGCAAAGGTCGGAGATGTTGTAGCCGAGACTGTCAAGGCTGGTGCTGAATGCGGAAGCTTTGGGTTGCAATTCATGCCCAATGCCTTTGAGGTGAGTAACACAAAGACATAAATGTTCTATGAAGGATTGAACTGATTCTTTTTCTAGATCTTTGGTGTCGATCTTATCCTTTCTTTCccgccatcatcgtccAAGTCCACGTCTTTGCCTATACCAACGGTTACTCTTCTCGAATTCAACGCTTCTCCCGACTTCCACCAAAGCGGTGACCGTCTCCGATCCGAATTGCTTCATATGTTTAAGGGTGTTATCCGTCTAAGTGTGGCACCGTTTTTCGGTCTTGAGACTGCtgaggacgatgagaagaacgaagaagagatgcaACTTGGAGAGGACCGATGGGGATGGCGACTGGTCggaaagggagaggttAGAGGGTCAGAGTGGTAATATGAGTAGATCTAGACTTTGGCGGGGCATTTTGTACCATAGATGCAACCTTTCTCGTAATTCTTCGGTCACGTTTTCCAATGTGAACCTCTGCTCGAGCCTACCCTGGGTCGCAATGTCGGTGCCGGAAGATCCAACAAGGCTCGCGACTGTGGAATCGGCCACCTCCGAATATCTttttttgtcttcttctatctTCTGCCATGAACGGCATTTTCAGGCACTGCCTTATTCCTTATCTCTGATCGGTTGATTTTGTTTGCCGAATGGGTTGGTTTGGAATTGGAAAAAATACTCCAAAAGGCCAAATACATCCCAGAAGAGGTCCAATTTTGCAGATGAAAGTCCAATTCTTCATGATGGAGGTCCAATGCTTTTTATCATTCAGGGATTCGATTTGACCTCGTGTTGGAATGGGCAATGAGATGGCGATACGTATAAGAGGCAATTGATGGCAAGTATTTCCCCCTTTCTCCAAACTCTCCCTATCATATTTATTTAACTCTCTTTTCACCACAGTTAAAAGACCGAGCATCACCCACAACCATGTCCCCTATCGCTCTCAACCAACGCACTGGTGTGTCCACCACCCACCTCAAATCCAGCGTCGCACCTACCCCTATCTCTACAGCCGCTACCTCTACTTATCAGCTCCACCACACCGTCCCCAACCCTGTAGCCACCAAAGGTGATGGCATGCACTTTACTCTTACCACTGGTGAGACCGTACTCGACGCCGCCGCAGGTGGAGCTGCCGTCTCTTGTTTGGGTAATGGGAACTCTGAAGTCATCGAGACCATGTATGAAcaggccaagaagatggcTTATACCTACCACCAGAGTTTGGATGCTGAGGGTAGCGAAAAGCTTGCAAAATGGTTGTGTGACAGGAGTGAAGGTGCTTTGGTAGCTGGTGCTTTCTTGAACTCTGGTAAGTGGCATTATTACACTCGACAGTGATGATATGAAGGCTGATAAGATGCATAGGTTCGGAAGCCATCGAAGCTGCCATCAAAATGGCTAGGCAGTACTGGGTGGAGGCAGGCAAGCCCGAGCGCAAATACATCATTGCGAGGTTCCCATCTTACCATGGTAACACCCTCGGTGCCCTCGCTGTAAGTTATTCTCATGTCCTTGTCGTTACCCTCCATTGCTGATCGCCCATTTCAGATCGGCAATGCCCCCGGTCGTCGGGACATCTACAAacccctcatctccatgAATGCCTTCCATCACGTCACTTCTCCAGTATACAAACGTTACGCCCAGCCGGGCGAAACCGAAGAAGCCTATTCAGCCCGCTTGGCTGATGAGCTCGAAGCTAAAATCCTCGAACTTGGACCTGAGAATGTCATCGGTTTTTTTGCTGAACCCGTCGTTGGTTCCGCTCTCGGCGTCATGCCCCCTCCAAAGGGCTACTTTCCCGCGATGGACAAGGTCATCAAGAAGTATGGGACGCTCTTCATCATGGATGAGGTTATGAGTGGTTCGGGGCGGGTCGGCCAGTTGTTCGCGCATCAAGCTGTAGGTGAAGGGGTAAAACCTGATATCGTAGCTATCGCCAAGGGTCTTGGAGGGGGGTATGTTTCTATCTCGGGTGTGTTTGTTGGTCAACGTGTAGCCGATAGGGTAAGGGAAGGTGGCCAATGGAAAAATAGCCACACATACCAAAATCACCCTATTAACTGCGCTGTTGCAGCTAAGGTTATGGAGATTGTCGAGCGGGAGAACTTGTTGCAGAATGTGAGAGAGAGGGGTGAACAAATCCTGGAAGAATTGAAAGAGGCTGCGAAGGGGGTGCCTACCATTATTGATGTTCGAGGCAAGGGACTGGTGAGCACTTGTTTTACCTCGCCTCAATAGGGGGTGAAGAGACTGATGATTAAGCAGTTTATCGGTGTCGAATTCGAtggcccttcttctctcaaaCCCCGTTTTGCATCTCGCGTTAAGGACCAGGCGTTCAAGAACGGCCTCATTGTCATGGGTATCAGCGGTACCATTGACGGTGTAGAAGGTGAAACCACCATCATCTGTCCTGCGAGTCTATCATGCATCTTTTCTGTTGTTTGGTACACCTGCTGATTGTGATTTTAGGCATACACTGTGACCAAGAAGCAGATCTCTGAGATTGTTAGGTTGTTGGTGAAGAGCATCAAggaggttgttgaggagCTTTAAACCTTCTAGTGCCTTTTATTTGTTAATGTTTTCGGTTGTACATGTATCAATTGTTGAACAAAGGAGTATTCGAGTCGTCTTTTGTCGGACGGAAGTTTGTCCTGGAAAAACATCACCAATTGAGATGCTAGAGTCGAGTCATAAACATACGCACGCCCCAGGATATGATATGTTCGAATGCCGTGTAGGCTGCCAACAAACCCTTAGCGCCTTTGGTATCGACTTGTCAAATACGAGCAAGTGCCCAAACAGGTCTTGAACCGCCAGGGAGTACAAATAGGCTCTTCAAAAGGTGACAAGAATTTTTGAGTGAGGTTGGGAAGACATTCGAGCGATTCGCATCTATACAATTCATTGTTGCCTAGACTCTTTATACTTCTTTGGGCTGACGATACCCTCCCCCCTTAAAATTTCTATAGGCGATCTATTCGCAGTCGACGACATCCCAATCAGTAACGAGATACTCATCCAAGCCGTCAAGCTAATTTCTTATCAGGATACTATATTATATGGACGATGTGTAAAGTAACTtacctccttcatctcctcggAAGAGAGCTCAAAATCGAAGATCTTGGAGTTGGAAACGATTCGCTTTTGAGATACAGACTTGGGGATGACAACAAAACCCTAAACAGCACATCAGCCGCGCATGAAATAGAAGATGTATTTGAACGTACATGCTGGATACCCCACCTCAACATGATTTGAGCAgcatccttgcccttctccttggcaATCTTCACAACCACAGGGTGGTCAAACCTCATTGCCCTCGCAAGAGGCCCCCAAGCTTCAAGCAAAATCTCGTTTTGCTCGCAGATCTCCACAATCTCGGGATGTCTCATGAAGGGGTGGAGGTCAACCTGGTTAACGGTAGGCAAAGGGACCTTTTGATCGATAAATTCTTGGATGTGCTTCTTGCCAAAGTTGGAGACACCGATAGACTTGACGAGACCCTGAGATTGGGCATCGCAAAGAGCCTTCCAGACGTTCTTCCTGATGACGGGACCGCCAATGGCGGAGTGCATGAGGTAAAGGTCAAAGTACTCGACACCGGAGCGTTTGAGGGAGCCCTTGAGGTCGACAAAAGCTTGTTCATAGCTAGAGTTGTTCTTGAGCTTAGATGTAAGGAAGATCTCCTCTCGAGAGGTACCAGTAGCCTCTACATAGGTATTGTCAGGATACAATACGTCATACGCTGGAACACGGCAGACGTACTTAAAAAATCGGCAATGGCCTTTCCACAAGGAGCTTCGTTCTCGTACCATTCGGCAGTGTCGACATGTCGATACCCAGCTTCAAGAGCCCACTTGACACAATCGTAAGTCTCCTTGTCGTTCATCTCGTAGACGCCAAGTCCGAATTGAGGGATAGCATTCCCGTCGTGCATCTACATTAACCAGTTCAGCTCAGCCACAAATCACTGGTGAAGAGCAACGCACCTTAAGACGAGCATCGAGAGACTTGACTGGAGCAGGACCGGACATTTCTGATAGGATATTTCTTGGGGTATTGAATAGACGTATAGATATAGCTCTTGGCATACAAACGAAGATCAAAATATGGTTTTCGGAGACAGCTTGTGATGAAGTCTCCGTCGGATGATGCAGACAATTTGGGGCTCCAATATGAGGTGTAAAACGTgagttacgtaatacaGTTTTCCCCTATCCTCGTCGACCTGCGCTGGGACATCGATAGTGACCGAGTCGTCAATCGTTGTTTTTTGTCAAAGCAATACTTTATCAGACACCTTCGAACTATATAAAATGCCCCAACATCTCGTGTCCCCGGAAGAGGTGGGTGCTTTCCTACAGTCACTGGCATGAAGTTGACTGGCCACAGTTCCTCACCAAACTCGGCCAATGTTTCTCTGACCCGTCTTCGTCAAGTTCCGTTTGGCTCACTCACAAGAGGTGTATGTCTTCGCATCCTGGTATAACTATACGCTGACTGTTATGTCATAGTAACATACTCGGATGATGCGGATGTGCAGATGAACGacgaagaaagagagaacaACAGTGAAGGACCGGAACACGAGGTGCTGATAAGGTGTACTCAAGGAAACAACAAGTTTTCCGCTCGAGTAAGCAATTTTGCCCTGTAAAGCATCCATCAGGTTACTGAATATTTGCAGATTCCCGCCTCATCCCTCCCGTCATTCCACGCCGCCTATGGTTCCCTTCTCAAAACATCCATGGCACCCCTCATGCGAAAACGagacaagaaaaaggagaaggctcGGGCGGAAGCAttgacaaagaagaggaaggagcTTTATGTCGAGGTTGTGATTGGGAatgagggaaagaggggtAAGGGGAGAAGACAAAGGGTAAGTGGAATTCAAAATTCATATACAAGGGCCTATATGCTAATGTTGTGTGATCCAATAGCAAAGAAAGATTGCGgcgcagaagaagaaagagaccGAAAGGGAAAAGCTGGAAATTAGGCAAGCTCAGCAAAAGGCTAGTGGGGATCTATAGAAGGCAAGTCACATGGGCAAAGATCGTTCATAAGGCTGACTTTTTCTTAGTATCTATGCACCGTGATTCAATCATTTCACCGCGTTCCATAACTGTATTCCTGTTATACACTTCGCTAAAACTGACAAAACCTAGTTCACACACGCTTACTTTCAGGCGGACCCAGGTAGCTATACCCCCTTTCTCTGATCCCGCCCATATCCACCCAAAttctctccaccaccacacCCGTCGTCAATCCCCAGATCGTCACAGTATGCCTCCCGGCCTCCCAGTCGTCCTTGGTTACCTCCATTGTCACATTTCTAATCTCACTACTAACCACTTCCATCCAATCTTTAGGTACGGACCCCACTTCTCCAGAATTTCGATCTGAACCGCTTTCTCCAAGGCCTTTTATTGGCACGGGATGGATTTCTCTGGGTGGAAGATCATCTAACTGAAGTCCAAAAGCTAGTTCTTCACCGATGAGGAAATTCAGAGTTGGGCCAACTTGGACAGTTATCTCCACTTTGCCATTTCCGTCCACGCTATCGCCATGTGTCCAAAAATCATACTCGAGCTTGGGACCTTTACCTAGAGTGAAGTTTTGGGTAGTGACAGGGAACATTTCCAGACCAGAAAGGGTACGCCCATAGCCTTCGAGTTCCTCAAAGGcgtatccttcttccgacgTATTTCGCGTATAGTGGACAGCTTCGATAACGACATACCCATCGCCCTGGACGTGGCCGCGGAATGAGGATGGCGGCGAAGGAGgtatgatgatggggaCACTGACGGTGACGTTGGTTCTATCGGCAGCACTAAACTCAATAtgcccttctttctccacccGTTCGCCCTTTGTACTAGCTGGGACCTTGTCCCAATCCACCGATACCCAAACCCTCTCATCCCCCGAACCATCCCACACagtcttccccttcctcggCTCCACTGTCAACCAATCCacatccacctccatcttccaactcaCGTTCTTTGGTCCTCCAGCACCAATATCGATCCATCGACTCTGTTCGCCCCATGGATCCATGGGTAAAAGTGTCGGGTCCGGGCATTTGTAACCCCTCTCACAATTTCTGACGTTATCTCCCGGCCAAGCGCCAAGGGAATTCTCGACAGTGAGGCGGACGTAGCCAATTTGGCCGGGTAAGTCCCGCTCTTTAAGCGGGATACCAGGTCGGGAGGGCTGGAAGGGATTGACGAGATGGATGGGCGGAAGGGAATCTCGGATGGGCTCGAGGTTGGTGTAGTAGTTGATGTGGGTTTGGTCCCACATGCTGAAGAACGCGTCAGTCCTGAAAAAGTTGGGCCAACGGGAAAggtgaaaaaaaaaggattaCACTTACTGGTCCCATTTACGGTTCAGCAAGGAATGGAAGGTCTCAGTGATGTTGGCATCCTGGTAGAATGCTTCAATCGCCTCGTGTGCAAATACGTTGGCAGCCGTCTTCGCCTGGAAAGCATAAAGTTCTGATCGGGCAACTAATCACAATCACAAATCAGACTTTTCCGAATAAACACCGTTTTCGGACGTGAAAGATGACCGACCTGCAATGTGTAGTTTGTTCAAGTTCTCTTGAGCCGCGCAAAGCATGTACACGAGCTGGAAGAATGCTGGCTGGGTTTCTTTGGGTAACTGGTCGTATACCATACCAGCACGAGTAGTGAGATCTTGCCATTCAGTAAGCACTCGCTCAGCCCTTATGGTGTACCGCCTTGTAAGTATACCGCCTCGCTTAAAATATTCGGTTTTAAGATGGACTTACTCGCGATAGTTGGAGAGTGACCACGATTTGCTGTTAACCAGCTCCGCTTTATTCCTTGACGCGTAAAGCTACATTTATTAACCAGCTGTCTCTTATGGAAACACTAACTGTGGACTCACAGAGTACTTCCCCATAATATCccctacttcttctttccattcaTCTCCAAATTCTCTCCCCGCCCACTCTCTCAaccacctcttccagctGTTCCTTTCCCACCTATCAAAGTCCCATGCGAGATCTAAGAACCATTCAGTAGGCATTTCGAGAGGTTTCAAGGTTCCGATATTAAGAATCCAGATTTGAGTGGTGTTGAAAGAGCGGGCAATGTTCATTTGGTCCCAGGCTATTTTAAAGTAAATATAACGGCCCCaaagggagaaaaagggCTATTTACTTTTGGCAGGATTGACGGTATTTATCCATTTGTAATCTCTGGGAAAACCGACGTCTAGAAATCAGGGGTCAGACCTTGTTAATGTCGTCTTATGCAAGGCAATAGGCAGAAAACCTCACAGTCAACGTGGTAATAGATCCCAGCACCAGCCTTATGGCCCTGACGTTCTGGAGGGAGGACGGACATGATGTTGCCGTAATTGTCGTCGGCAAAGAGAACGGTGACTAGAAAACATTGTGAGTTATCGAGGTATTTTGGACAGGATGGAGGCAGCAGAAACATACCATCGTCTGGAACTTCGAGCTTCACAGTAACTAAGTCAGCAATTCCAAAATGGTTACTGGACGATGGTAAGGACACACTCCGTTTTTGTAATATCCAGCAACCTCCTTGTACATGCACCACATCTGGCTCACACCACTTCCCTCCAGATCGTCCGTATCATAAACCTCTTTCAAGATATCCTGCTGGACCTTAGTGATGTCTGGTCGAAATCAGCTCAAGGCTGGGGGGGGGGAATTATATCATAATGGGAAGACTTACTCTGGACCAACTCATTGCTAGCATCAGTCAGAGgctcatctccatctcctctcatCCCCATCGTGAAAAGAGTTTCGACGCCCTTAGCTCTCTCAGCCCCGTACCGCCAAAAATCTTTTAGGACATCTTTATTTGTCCAGTCCCAAGGACCTTTACCAAACACATCCCATTCAGGCTTATTACGGGACATGGGTTCATGATGTGAAGTTCCCATAACGATGCCCATCTTGTTGGCAAGGATTTGGTTCGGACCTGGAATAGCAGGCCGGGGGAGACCGTTGGTAATGTCGAGACCATCGACAGAGAACTTGGAAGCCCACACTAATTTCTTTGTTAGTTGGTCATCATGGCAAAAATACGAGTTCAAACTCACTAGCAGGCCAAAAATAGTTTGCCTTCAATCTTAGCATCATTTCGAACCAAAGCTCATACATCTCTACCTGGAACGCTGGCTCCCAAGGGTCCCTATTCCACTTCTCAGCTGCCCAGCCCCAAAGAGCGGGGTGTTCATCGTTGATGAAAAGACCTCTGTACTTGACAGTGGGCTCGCCATGAGAGAGTGACATATTCTtgaggatggcgatggtAGAGTGATGGGGGATGGGAACGTCAGACCAGAAGTAGAAGGGGGAGATACCCATTTGTTCTGAGAGAGTGTAGAGCGCATAAATCGTACCTCGTCGATCGGAACCAGTGATGACAAGTCCCTCCTCTAAACCCCCGAGTGGGGAGGCTTCCCAGCTAATATCAAAGCTTTCCCACTTCCCCTTCAAATGATCTCTTTTAGAGTCGGTCTTGAGACCGCGGATAATTTCACTCTCCACGCTACCAACAATAACAGCTCGATGAACATCGTCTGGCAAAGTATCGTTGTAGAGATCAGGTCGCTGACCGGTGACCTTGTAGATATCTTCTGCGAATGTTTGAGCAGCAACATGGATGGACTGGTCGTCTTCAGATGATagta
It encodes the following:
- a CDS encoding cytoplasm protein, putative, yielding MSSTNQKPLSAFVSFPSPYTQSLLVQALVSTLPALSLSLVQFPEDQPPALQWADYDLMSFDIPHKSPSKYLISSYIYRKALTRKHQLHNTIIAYLAKCSHRKIPSILSPLPEGPVGNGDGTDVLGGGAPKGWIVDLQFADELDEALMDDLYELEAGMRENEGKEEGERRWWILKPGFADRAQGIRMFSTEEELRAIFEEFEPSSSDEEDDDEDKEEEDDEQESEEARQMAKGGVDGMIDMLAKKAVELGFSGEDDQDSNEKEDEDGEGGTGVMTSQLRHFVIQEYIPKPILFDIFNIPEEPSSSLEGYKFHLRAYVLITGAYTVHLARTMLALFSGSPYTPPKPTEDGQLDLRPHLTNTCLQTDAYGAPTPPEELVKLFWELEGISALNCSSSPSSDGKYSYIPRGEVTKEWLDKTFAKVGDVVAETVKAGAECGSFGLQFMPNAFEIFGVDLILSFPPSSSKSTSLPIPTVTLLEFNASPDFHQSGDRLRSELLHMFKGVIRLSVAPFFGLETAEDDEKNEEEMQLGEDRWGWRLVGKGEVRGSEW
- a CDS encoding class III aminotransferase, putative; translation: MLKDRASPTTMSPIALNQRTGVSTTHLKSSVAPTPISTAATSTYQLHHTVPNPVATKGDGMHFTLTTGETVLDAAAGGAAVSCLGNGNSEVIETMYEQAKKMAYTYHQSLDAEGSEKLAKWLCDRSEGALVAGAFLNSGSEAIEAAIKMARQYWVEAGKPERKYIIARFPSYHGNTLGALAIGNAPGRRDIYKPLISMNAFHHVTSPVYKRYAQPGETEEAYSARLADELEAKILELGPENVIGFFAEPVVGSALGVMPPPKGYFPAMDKVIKKYGTLFIMDEVMSGSGRVGQLFAHQAVGEGVKPDIVAIAKGLGGGYVSISGVFVGQRVADRVREGGQWKNSHTYQNHPINCAVAAKVMEIVERENLLQNVRERGEQILEELKEAAKGVPTIIDVRGKGLFIGVEFDGPSSLKPRFASRVKDQAFKNGLIVMGISGTIDGVEGETTIICPAYTVTKKQISEIVRLLVKSIKEVVEEL
- a CDS encoding aldo-keto reductase, putative, with amino-acid sequence MPRAISIRLFNTPRNILSEMSGPAPVKSLDARLKMHDGNAIPQFGLGVYEMNDKETYDCVKWALEAGYRHVDTAEWYENEAPCGKAIADFLKATGTSREEIFLTSKLKNNSSYEQAFVDLKGSLKRSGVEYFDLYLMHSAIGGPVIRKNVWKALCDAQSQGLVKSIGVSNFGKKHIQEFIDQKVPLPTVNQVDLHPFMRHPEIVEICEQNEILLEAWGPLARAMRFDHPVVVKIAKEKGKDAAQIMLRWGIQHGFVVIPKSVSQKRIVSNSKIFDFELSSEEMKELDGLDEYLVTDWDVVDCE
- a CDS encoding expressed protein, which gives rise to MPQHLVSPEEFLTKLGQCFSDPSSSSSVWLTHKRLTYSDDADVQMNDEERENNSEGPEHEVLIRCTQGNNKFSARIPASSLPSFHAAYGSLLKTSMAPLMRKRDKKKEKARAEALTKKRKELYVEVVIGNEGKRGKGRRQRQRKIAAQKKKETEREKLEIRQAQQKASGDL